One region of Jatrophihabitans cynanchi genomic DNA includes:
- a CDS encoding MoaD family protein — MAIEVKIPTILRTYTKGEKAVSATGDTLSALIDDLDASYPGLKGRLITEDGGLHRFVNVYVNDEDVRFTGSLDTALKDGDAVTVLPAVAGG, encoded by the coding sequence ATGGCCATCGAGGTCAAGATCCCGACCATCCTCCGCACGTACACCAAGGGCGAGAAGGCCGTATCGGCCACTGGTGACACCCTTTCCGCGCTGATCGACGACCTGGACGCCAGCTACCCGGGCCTCAAGGGACGGCTGATCACCGAGGACGGCGGCCTGCACCGGTTCGTGAACGTGTACGTCAACGACGAGGACGTCCGCTTCACCGGTTCGCTGGACACCGCGCTCAAGGACGGCGATGCCGTCACGGTGCTGCCGGCGGTCGCGGGCGGCTGA
- a CDS encoding M67 family metallopeptidase, translating to MLRIERATHDAIVAHARRDHPDEACGVVAGPEGSDRPVRFIPMLNAARSPTFYEFDSADLLQLYKELEANDEEPVVIYHSHTATEAYPSRTDIAYAQEPNAHYVLVSTRSEDETEFRSFRILDGEVTEEPVEVVEPDA from the coding sequence GTGCTGCGGATCGAGCGAGCGACCCACGACGCGATCGTGGCGCATGCCCGCCGGGACCACCCGGACGAGGCGTGCGGTGTCGTGGCCGGCCCGGAGGGCAGTGACCGCCCGGTCCGGTTCATCCCGATGCTCAACGCCGCCCGCTCGCCCACGTTCTACGAGTTCGACTCCGCCGACCTGCTGCAGCTGTACAAGGAGCTGGAGGCGAACGACGAGGAGCCGGTGGTCATCTACCACTCGCACACCGCCACCGAGGCGTACCCGTCACGCACCGACATCGCCTACGCGCAGGAGCCGAACGCGCACTACGTGCTGGTGTCCACGCGGTCCGAGGACGAGACGGAGTTCCGCTCGTTCCGCATCCTCGACGGCGAGGTCACCGAGGAACCGGTCGAGGTGGTCGAGCCCGATGCGTGA
- a CDS encoding DUF2017 family protein produces MKVSRGDGGIRVRLGAPEADTLASLVADLVSALHPDGLDTSDPVYRRLYPDGYQDNPEAADAFRSLTEQSLREERLGRAEQCLAELAAAGSGRGKLDVTLDQAAAERWLRVLNDMRLAIGTRIGITEDDDFDFRPDGPDAMPRAIYAYLTGVQDALVRAQLP; encoded by the coding sequence GTGAAGGTCTCGCGCGGCGACGGCGGCATCCGCGTGCGGCTCGGCGCTCCCGAGGCGGACACGCTGGCCTCGCTCGTCGCCGACCTCGTCTCGGCGCTGCACCCGGACGGCCTGGACACCAGCGACCCGGTGTACCGCCGGCTCTACCCCGACGGGTACCAGGACAACCCGGAGGCAGCGGATGCGTTCCGTTCGCTGACCGAGCAGTCGCTGCGGGAGGAGCGGCTGGGTCGCGCCGAGCAGTGCCTGGCCGAGCTGGCCGCTGCGGGCTCCGGGCGCGGCAAGCTGGACGTCACGCTCGACCAGGCCGCCGCCGAGCGCTGGCTGCGGGTGCTCAACGACATGCGGCTGGCGATCGGGACCCGGATCGGGATCACCGAGGACGACGACTTCGACTTCCGGCCGGACGGCCCGGACGCGATGCCCCGAGCGATCTACGCATATCTGACCGGCGTGCAGGACGCGCTGGTCCGCGCCCAGCTGCCCTGA
- the clpS gene encoding ATP-dependent Clp protease adapter ClpS yields the protein MAGTLTPQREAREQSVAETVADPDRPWITIVWNDPINLMSYVTHVFMTVFGYPKAKAEKLMLDVHQKGRAVVSSGTRERMELDVSTLHGYGLWATLEQQ from the coding sequence ATGGCAGGAACGCTCACGCCGCAGCGGGAGGCGCGGGAGCAGTCGGTCGCCGAGACCGTCGCCGACCCAGACCGGCCATGGATCACGATCGTCTGGAACGATCCGATCAACTTGATGTCCTACGTCACGCACGTGTTCATGACCGTGTTCGGCTATCCCAAGGCGAAGGCGGAGAAGTTGATGCTCGACGTGCACCAGAAGGGCAGGGCGGTGGTGTCCAGCGGCACCCGCGAGCGGATGGAGCTGGACGTGTCCACCCTGCACGGGTACGGCCTCTGGGCGACGCTGGAACAGCAGTGA
- a CDS encoding nicotinate phosphoribosyltransferase: MLDSALRDGTAHRPCLFEVFARRLPEGRRYGVVAGIGRLVEEIARFRFDEQTLEFLRAARVLDEAGLDYLASYRFTGNIDGYPEGELYFPYSPILTLSGSFADAVVLETLVLSILNHDSAVASAAARMVTAAAGRPIIEMGSRRTHEQAAVAAARAAYLAGFEATSNLRASRLYGVPTTGTAAHAFTLLHDDERAAFASQVATLGANTTLLVDTYDIARGIELAVEVAGTQLGAIRIDSGDLGVTARHAREQLDALGARSTKIVVSGDLDEFAMAALAAAPVDAYGAGTAVVTGSGAPTANLVYKLVEVDGRPVAKRSEHKASVGGRKTARRAHKPTGTAIEEIVISGPAAEPGEGERLIQRPLLRGGEPVADLPTLADSREHLRAATVTLPWDGLKLSRGEPAIPTRLVP, encoded by the coding sequence ATGCTCGACTCCGCGCTGCGCGACGGCACCGCGCACCGGCCGTGCCTGTTCGAGGTGTTCGCGCGGCGGCTGCCGGAGGGTCGCCGCTACGGGGTCGTCGCCGGGATCGGTCGGCTGGTCGAGGAGATAGCCCGGTTCCGCTTCGACGAGCAGACGCTGGAGTTCCTGCGCGCCGCGCGGGTACTGGACGAGGCCGGCCTGGACTACCTCGCGAGCTACCGGTTCACCGGCAACATCGACGGGTACCCCGAGGGCGAGCTGTACTTCCCGTACTCGCCGATCCTGACGTTGTCCGGCAGCTTCGCCGACGCGGTGGTGCTCGAGACGCTGGTGCTCTCGATCCTCAACCACGACAGCGCGGTCGCCTCAGCCGCGGCCCGCATGGTCACCGCCGCGGCGGGCCGGCCGATCATCGAGATGGGTTCGCGGCGCACCCACGAGCAGGCGGCCGTGGCGGCAGCGCGGGCCGCCTACCTGGCCGGCTTCGAGGCGACGTCCAACCTGCGCGCGAGCCGGCTGTACGGGGTGCCGACGACCGGAACGGCGGCGCACGCGTTCACCCTGCTGCACGACGACGAGCGCGCGGCGTTCGCCTCGCAGGTGGCCACGCTCGGCGCGAACACCACGCTGCTGGTGGACACCTACGACATCGCGCGCGGCATCGAACTCGCCGTCGAGGTAGCCGGGACGCAGCTCGGCGCGATCCGCATCGACTCCGGCGACCTGGGCGTCACTGCCCGGCACGCCCGCGAGCAGCTCGACGCGCTCGGTGCGCGGTCCACCAAGATCGTGGTGAGCGGCGACCTGGACGAGTTCGCCATGGCCGCGCTCGCGGCTGCCCCGGTGGACGCCTACGGCGCGGGCACCGCCGTGGTCACCGGGTCCGGCGCCCCGACGGCGAACCTGGTCTACAAGCTGGTCGAGGTCGACGGGCGCCCGGTGGCCAAGCGCTCGGAGCACAAGGCCAGCGTGGGTGGCCGCAAGACCGCGCGGCGCGCGCACAAGCCGACCGGGACGGCGATCGAGGAGATCGTGATCAGCGGGCCGGCCGCCGAGCCCGGCGAGGGCGAGCGGCTGATCCAGCGGCCGCTGCTGCGCGGCGGTGAGCCGGTCGCTGACCTGCCGACGCTGGCCGACTCGCGCGAGCACCTGCGCGCCGCCACGGTGACGCTGCCCTGGGACGGCCTCAAGCTGAGCCGTGGCGAGCCGGCCATCCCGACCCGCCTGGTCCCCTGA
- a CDS encoding isochorismatase family protein: MASAVIVVDVQNDFCEGGSLAVAGGTDVAVAISARLGEGGYDHAVATRDHHVDPGAHFAEAPDYVRSWPAHCVVGTAGAELHPALDTSQIEAIFDKGEYAAAYSGFEGSSDGTSLADWLRARDVDAVEVVGIATDHCVRATALDAARSGFATTVRLDLTAGVAAETVQRAQAELADAGVRLVGTPIVRA; this comes from the coding sequence ATGGCGAGCGCGGTGATCGTGGTGGACGTGCAGAACGACTTCTGCGAAGGCGGTTCGCTGGCCGTGGCCGGCGGCACCGACGTTGCCGTCGCGATCAGCGCCCGCCTCGGCGAGGGCGGCTACGACCACGCGGTCGCCACCCGGGACCACCACGTCGATCCCGGCGCCCACTTCGCCGAGGCACCCGACTACGTCCGGAGCTGGCCGGCGCACTGCGTGGTGGGCACTGCAGGCGCCGAACTGCACCCGGCCCTGGACACCTCGCAGATCGAGGCGATCTTCGACAAGGGCGAGTACGCGGCCGCCTACTCCGGGTTCGAGGGCAGTTCGGACGGCACGTCGCTCGCGGACTGGCTGCGCGCCCGCGATGTGGACGCGGTCGAGGTGGTCGGCATCGCCACCGACCACTGCGTGCGGGCCACCGCGCTGGACGCCGCGCGGTCCGGTTTCGCCACCACGGTCCGGCTCGACCTCACCGCGGGAGTGGCCGCCGAGACGGTGCAGCGCGCGCAGGCCGAACTCGCCGACGCCGGGGTCAGGCTCGTCGGCACCCCGATCGTGCGTGCCTGA